The Cellulophaga sp. RHA19 genome includes the window ATATACTAGCCTCTGTTTTATTAACATTGGATTTTACTTTGTCTTTTGGTTTCTCTTTACACGCAATAAATAAAATACTAATTGCAATTATGTAGCTTAATTTTTTCATTGTTTAAGATTGTAATAATTCCGTTAATACTTGCTTGTACACACTTACAGGTTGTGCGCCGGTTAATGCACTTTTACGGTTAAAAACAACTGTTGGTACAGAGTTTACACCTAAACTTTTCCAATAATCTTCTTCAGATCTAACTTTGGTTCTTAGTTCTTCATTATCTAATAAAGCAAAAGCTTCTGTAGTATTTAAACCAACAGTTTCAAGTTCTTTTTTTAGAATATCTCTGTTAGATACATCTTTACGTTCACCAAAAAAAGCATTCATTAATCGCATTTTTAGCGCTGTTTGTTTGCCTTGTTTTTTAGCGTAGTCTAATAAAACGTGGGCGTCAAACGTATTTGCCATACGCATACCTTTAAAATAATCAAACTTAAAATTAAGTTCAGCGCCAAAATCTGTCATACGCTCCTGTGACTCTTGTTGCTGTTCTGGAGTAGAACCATATTTTTCTGTAATATGTTCTTCTACATCCTGACCTTCAGCAGGCATATTTGGGTTTAACTCAAACGGTTGCCATTCTAGCTCTATCTTATCTTCTATATTAAGTTCATTTATGGCTTGTTCTAAGCGTTTGTAACCAATGGCGCACCAAGGACAAACAACATCAGAAACAACATCAATCTTTATTTTTTTATTCATAATTTAAAATGTAACTAGTTCACTAATTTGTAATTTTCCTTGTACATTGCTGTAGTTTTTTACATCTGCTGCAAAGTTTTCAGAATGTGGACCAAAAGATGCTTTAAAAGAAGCAATATCATCAAACTTTAAATGTGCAATAGCTACATAAGGAGCAGGTTCTCCGGGAACTCTACTGGCTATTCCTAAGTCTAATTCTAATCCTTTTAATGCACTACCAAGAGCGTCTACTATCATTGGTAAATGTTTAGTTTTATAATACTCAGTATTAAACTTAACGTCTTTACCATTAGGGTACATTACAGATACTTTTATCATAACTTATTTGTAAAACTTTATATTATTATACACACAGAAATAGTACTCTTATAAAATTACAAATTGTAAATCTCTATACATACTTATTTGTGTTTTGTTTGAGTTAAAAAAAATAACCTTCCGCGGGGGCACGGAAGGTTAAATACCGCTATCTTCTTCATAGCAAATCTACATATTGCGGTAATTTTTTATTTTTTAGACCAAGCAAATTTTTTGAATGCATCATCTACCGGAGTATTAGCAATATGATTTGTGTAGTTGCTAATTACTTTTTGAGACAGACCTAAAATAATTTCTAATACTTGTTGCTCACCATATCCAGCAGCATAAAAAGCTTCTAAATCTTCTTTAGAAACATTACCACGGTTACGCGTTATAGCTAAAGTCATTGTACGTAATGCTTCTAATTTAGCATCAGCAAGAGGGGTTTCATCACGTAGAGCATCAATAATGGCATCATCAACCTTCATCATTTTTGCTATACCTGTATGTGCAGGAACACAGTAATGACAAGCGTGTTCTACGTTAATTGTTTGCCATACAACAGTAAGTTCATCATTATTAAAAGATGTCTCTGTAAATAATTGGTGTAACTCTTGGTAGGCTTTTAGTAGGCCGGGAGCAGCCGCTAAAACACCGTGTAAACCAGGAATCATTCCGTATGCTTTGTTAGATGCCTCTAGTAATGGTTTTGCTGCTTCTGGTGCAGATTCCATATTGTGTACTTTTAAAGTTGTCATAATTGTTAAATTTTATGTTATTAATTTTTATTTTAAATTTATATCTAAGCACTCGCTTAGTTATGAAGCAAAAAAAACGTTACAGGTTTGTAAATGTAACTTCTATTATATTTTCTAATTGTTTTTTTGTAAATACTTTAGATGAGATAGATAATCCTAAAAGAGTATTCATTAGATAATCTGCTTGCTCTTGTATTAAAGTTTTTTTCTTTTTGTCGTCCTGTTTTAAATTACTTACAAATAAATCTCTTATTTCATTTGCAAATTTTTTGAGCTCTGTCATTACTTCAGGTTCGGCGTCTTGTTTAATCTCATTAACAGTATTAGTTACTAAGCAACCTTTGCGCAAATTACCTTCTGATGAAAACTCAATAAAATCATAAAAATATTGCTTAAGACCAATAACACCGTTGTTAGATGTTTTTAGCTTCTCTTTAATGGTATTTATTTGAATTTTATAATATTTTACACTTTCTAAAAACACTCCTTGTTTATTTTTAAAACTAGAGTAAATAGAGAATTGGTTAATACCCATTTCTTTTTCTAACATACGAACAGAAGTAGCCTCATAGCCATTACGCCAGAAAAGACCCATTGCTTTTTTTATTACTTCTTCTTCGTTATATTGTTTTTTACGTGCCATTATTAAATAACTACAGCACAAAACTAAGCACTTGCTTTGTTATGAAAAAATATTTAAGATTATTTAACACAAAATCAAGATAAATGATTGTTTAAAGGCTTTAATTATCATTGTAAACAGGTTTTATTATTGGTATTTCTTTAATAAAACAGTTTGTAGTGTCTTGCTTTTTTAAAAATAGAGGTGTAAAGTTTTTTAATTTACTTGTAAGCTGTTTTTTAGTAATTGTTGTATTGTATGAGGTAAAGTAGAATAGGTGAGTTGTATCTTTTAAATTAATTCTGGGTCCCATAATAAGTTTTAGCCCAGATTCAATTTTTTTATTTTGTAGTTCTGTTTCTGAAAAAATAATTTTTCCTGACTGTAGGCTGTCTAGCTCGCTTATTTTTTGCTCTTTAGATTTAAAAGCAGAAATATAGTTTTTTCTTGTATTTATTAAATTGGCTAATTGTTCTTTTTCTTTTTGATTGTAATAAAAGCTAGAGTAGGTGATATAACTTGTTTCTTCCTTTGTATTGACTATGTTTTTAATAAAGAAATTAGTCTTACTAGTTGTTAAAATAACTTTACAGCCCAGGGAGTCTCTATTTTCTAAAAAATTATTTAACTCATTAGTTATTTCAGTGTTTTTACTAATTACAGTCTGAAAATCATAACTATCAAAAACATCATAGTTTAAATTGGGTTTAATTATAGCTTCTACATTACTAGTGTCATTGGTATAAATAAACAAACTACTATTTTTAGAGGTAACACTATCTGTATAGCGCCTAAGTGCCATAACTGCTTTGTTGTAGTTATCTATAGACTCATTTACTTCAGACTCGTCTCCTCCGTAATGAATGTTTTGAAATTCTTTATTTTGTTTGTAATTCTGAATAATTCCAGGTCCAAACCATTGGAATAAATAGAATAATATTACACCACCAATTATTGCAGTTTTTAATAAGAGGTATTTTATATTGTCTTTATTTTGGTTTTCCTGTTGCATATTACTTTTTTAATATACCCCAAAGATAACCCGCATCTAAAGCAATAAAACCACTGTTTACAGCTAAATTTAATATCCGTAAAACAGGTTAATAATATAAATGTAACGCTTTAATTTTTTTTAAAAAGTACCTACAATACCAATTTGACTACCAGAAAATTTTAAATTCCAAGTAACTAGTTTTGGTTTAATTGGGTAGTCATATAACTTTTCTTTAAACAAAAATTTATCAATACCATCTACAACAAAAATGCTAAAAGCAGCACCAAAGGCAACATCACTTAGCCAATGAGATCCATTGACCATTCTAGAAATTGCTGGCACACTACCAACAGTATAAATACCAATTTTTGCCCAAGTATTATCAAACTGTTTAGCAACAGAATGTGCTACCGTCATCCCTAAAACGGTATGTCCAGATGGAAAAGAAAAGTATTCTTCTGTACCCTCAAAAGGTTTAAAAGTATATGGGTCTTTACCAGAATATGGCCTTGCACGCCCAAAAGCAGAACGTGCCATAATTTGTAAATATCCAGCAGTAATAGAAGATGATATTATTAAAACACCTGTTTTACGTACTTGTTCGTTTTTAGTAAATAAGCCAACACCATAAACACCTGCATTTAACGCAAAATAGTATTGTGGCTTGGCAAAGTAAAAACCAAATTCTTTTACAGCGTGTGGTAAGTGTGGTTCTTGATTTATAAAAAAATCGCTTGTTTGTCTGTCGGCAGCAGAGATAATAGCAGTACCAACAAATAAACTACCAAACTTTGCAAAATCTTTACCTTTCCAGTGTAACGGTCTAGTAACAGAGTGTTTTATACCTCTCCAAGATGAGTTAGCATCATACTTAAATGTTTTCCAAATAGTAGTACTATCTGTAGGTTTGTTTAGCTGTTGTGCAAAGCTATTTATAGAACAAAAAAGTAATAGTAGTATAAAACCTAAACGCATAACTTGTGGTGTGTATTAGTTAATAATACTAATTTGTACTTACTAATTTAAGACAGTAATAAGCAATATTAGTATAGGATTTAGCTGGCGAAATTAGCACTATAAATCTACAGTAACAACGTAATTTAGCTAATTTATTATGTATTTAAAGTCTTTTATATTTTTTTAAGCCTCTAATTTAAATAGTAAAAGCTCTTCAGTATCATTGGGTAGGGTTGTGGTCCCCACTAGTTTTAAATCTAATTTTAACAGCAAATTTTGAGATCCTAAATTATCTTTAGTTGTTATAGCACTAATTGTTTTAAGATTAAATATATTAAATGCTGCTTCTTTTAATTTTTTACTAGATTCATATGCATATCCTTTTTTTTCGTATTTAGGTAAAAAGGCAAAACCTATATCTATGCCATCCAAACCGTCTCTGTTGTATAAACCACAAGAACCAATTTTAATATTATCTTCTTTTCTAATAACAGTATAGTTAGAGAACCCCAATTGGTATAGCTGAGGTAGCATTTTCTCTTTTATATACGTTTTAGCATCAGTAATATTGCTAATATTACGGTCACCAATATAGTGTAACCATTTAGGTGAATTTAAAAGTTGAAAAAT containing:
- a CDS encoding DsbA family oxidoreductase, with the translated sequence MNKKIKIDVVSDVVCPWCAIGYKRLEQAINELNIEDKIELEWQPFELNPNMPAEGQDVEEHITEKYGSTPEQQQESQERMTDFGAELNFKFDYFKGMRMANTFDAHVLLDYAKKQGKQTALKMRLMNAFFGERKDVSNRDILKKELETVGLNTTEAFALLDNEELRTKVRSEEDYWKSLGVNSVPTVVFNRKSALTGAQPVSVYKQVLTELLQS
- a CDS encoding EthD family reductase codes for the protein MIKVSVMYPNGKDVKFNTEYYKTKHLPMIVDALGSALKGLELDLGIASRVPGEPAPYVAIAHLKFDDIASFKASFGPHSENFAADVKNYSNVQGKLQISELVTF
- a CDS encoding carboxymuconolactone decarboxylase family protein; translated protein: MTTLKVHNMESAPEAAKPLLEASNKAYGMIPGLHGVLAAAPGLLKAYQELHQLFTETSFNNDELTVVWQTINVEHACHYCVPAHTGIAKMMKVDDAIIDALRDETPLADAKLEALRTMTLAITRNRGNVSKEDLEAFYAAGYGEQQVLEIILGLSQKVISNYTNHIANTPVDDAFKKFAWSKK
- a CDS encoding TetR/AcrR family transcriptional regulator, with translation MARKKQYNEEEVIKKAMGLFWRNGYEATSVRMLEKEMGINQFSIYSSFKNKQGVFLESVKYYKIQINTIKEKLKTSNNGVIGLKQYFYDFIEFSSEGNLRKGCLVTNTVNEIKQDAEPEVMTELKKFANEIRDLFVSNLKQDDKKKKTLIQEQADYLMNTLLGLSISSKVFTKKQLENIIEVTFTNL
- a CDS encoding phosphatase PAP2 family protein; translation: MRLGFILLLLFCSINSFAQQLNKPTDSTTIWKTFKYDANSSWRGIKHSVTRPLHWKGKDFAKFGSLFVGTAIISAADRQTSDFFINQEPHLPHAVKEFGFYFAKPQYYFALNAGVYGVGLFTKNEQVRKTGVLIISSSITAGYLQIMARSAFGRARPYSGKDPYTFKPFEGTEEYFSFPSGHTVLGMTVAHSVAKQFDNTWAKIGIYTVGSVPAISRMVNGSHWLSDVAFGAAFSIFVVDGIDKFLFKEKLYDYPIKPKLVTWNLKFSGSQIGIVGTF
- a CDS encoding GNAT family N-acetyltransferase, whose product is MKNYRAFETDRLYIKPTTEEDAEFIFQLLNSPKWLHYIGDRNISNITDAKTYIKEKMLPQLYQLGFSNYTVIRKEDNIKIGSCGLYNRDGLDGIDIGFAFLPKYEKKGYAYESSKKLKEAAFNIFNLKTISAITTKDNLGSQNLLLKLDLKLVGTTTLPNDTEELLLFKLEA